A genomic window from Haladaptatus caseinilyticus includes:
- the gfo6 gene encoding D-xylose 1-dehydrogenase Gfo6, with amino-acid sequence MELAEHLSEFTQRDWQTVTDPDDRIRFALIGLGWFTEGAVIPALAESALCEVGTVVSGDRNKAARVRDEAGADRALTYDEFHAGEGRSNYDAVYIATPNATHLDFVESAADFGKAVLCEKPIAATTTHAERIAEACNDAGVMLMVGYRMHTNPAVRRMRELVSEGFVGDPVLVEGGMCQNVFEMISPDPNQWRLDADLAGGSALIDLGIYPLNTARFVLDTDPVSAQGTTTSSDDRFTEVDQHVSFEVEFEDGITAACVASQYAQQGSHFTVIGTDGRLTLDPAFFGEAQLAVRRGGAEADFSVEPVNEVAEEFDYFADRLLSGRDPVPDGEHALVDMRAIEAIYESAETGERELIKG; translated from the coding sequence ATGGAACTCGCCGAACATCTCTCCGAATTCACGCAGCGTGACTGGCAGACCGTCACCGACCCGGACGATCGCATCCGATTTGCGCTGATCGGGCTGGGGTGGTTCACGGAAGGGGCGGTCATCCCAGCCCTCGCTGAAAGCGCTCTCTGTGAAGTGGGTACGGTCGTCAGCGGGGATCGAAACAAAGCCGCCAGAGTCCGCGACGAGGCTGGTGCAGACCGTGCGCTCACGTACGACGAATTCCACGCCGGGGAGGGCCGATCGAACTACGACGCGGTGTACATCGCCACCCCGAACGCGACGCATCTCGATTTCGTAGAGAGCGCTGCCGATTTCGGCAAAGCCGTTCTCTGCGAAAAACCGATAGCGGCGACGACGACACACGCTGAGCGAATCGCCGAAGCCTGCAACGATGCGGGCGTGATGCTGATGGTCGGCTACAGGATGCATACCAACCCGGCAGTGCGTCGGATGCGCGAACTCGTCAGCGAAGGGTTCGTCGGCGATCCCGTACTGGTCGAAGGGGGGATGTGCCAGAACGTCTTCGAGATGATCTCACCCGACCCGAATCAGTGGCGACTCGACGCCGACCTTGCCGGGGGGTCGGCGCTCATCGACCTCGGTATCTACCCGCTCAACACCGCCCGGTTCGTGCTCGATACTGACCCCGTGAGCGCACAGGGGACGACTACGAGTTCGGACGACCGGTTTACCGAAGTGGACCAGCACGTCTCGTTCGAAGTCGAGTTCGAGGACGGCATCACGGCAGCCTGTGTCGCCAGCCAGTACGCCCAGCAGGGGAGCCACTTCACCGTCATCGGCACCGATGGACGACTGACGCTCGACCCGGCCTTTTTCGGTGAAGCACAGTTGGCCGTTCGACGCGGCGGCGCGGAAGCGGATTTTTCGGTCGAACCGGTGAACGAAGTCGCCGAGGAGTTCGACTACTTCGCGGACCGCCTGCTTTCCGGACGCGACCCGGTACCGGACGGGGAGCACGCACTCGTGGATATGCGCGCTATCGAGGCGATTTACGAGTCCGCCGAGACCGGCGAACGGGAGTTGATCAAGGGGTGA
- the thsA gene encoding thermosome subunit alpha: MQSGPILILGEDAQRTSGRDARETNVTAAKAVAEAVRTTLGPRGMDKMLVDSMGDVVITNDGVTILKQMDIEHPAATMVVEVAETQEDETGDGTTSAVILAGELLKRAETLLEQGVHPTVVAHGYRLASEEAHRVLESKSHPVEEAGLLTAIARTAMTGKGAEAAKGALSELVVTAVRAVKDEDAIDLSNVSVETVVGGGISDSELVEGVVVDKERADDNMPWHVEDASIALIDTPIEVRETEADTAVSVTDPDQLTTFIEREENQLREMVDRIADSGANVVFCQKGIDDMAQDRLAREGILAVRRTKATDMKHLARATDGRVVSSLDDIDPADLGEAGLVSERDVAGDTMIFVEECDNPKSVTLLLRGGTEHVVEEVERAVDDSLGVVRVTLLDGQLLPGGGAPETELALAIRDYADGVGGREQLAVEAFADAMEAIPRTLAENAGVSPIDALTDLRSRHDAGEESAGLDAETGEVADMLDAGVAEPLRVKTQAIESATDAAELLLRIDDVISAGDLGKSGDEEEPEMGGMGGMGGMGGAM, translated from the coding sequence ATGCAGAGCGGACCGATTCTGATACTGGGAGAGGACGCACAGCGAACCAGCGGGCGGGACGCCCGCGAGACGAACGTCACCGCGGCGAAAGCCGTGGCGGAGGCGGTACGAACCACGCTCGGCCCGCGGGGAATGGATAAGATGCTCGTCGATTCGATGGGTGACGTGGTCATTACGAACGACGGCGTTACCATCCTCAAACAGATGGACATCGAGCATCCGGCGGCGACCATGGTGGTCGAGGTGGCCGAGACACAGGAGGACGAAACCGGAGATGGGACGACCAGCGCGGTAATCCTCGCCGGGGAATTGTTGAAGCGTGCGGAAACCCTGCTAGAACAGGGCGTTCATCCGACGGTCGTCGCTCACGGCTATCGGCTCGCCAGCGAGGAGGCCCACCGCGTGCTCGAATCGAAATCCCATCCGGTCGAGGAGGCGGGCCTGCTGACGGCGATCGCACGGACCGCGATGACCGGCAAGGGTGCAGAAGCAGCAAAGGGAGCGCTTTCGGAACTCGTCGTAACGGCGGTGCGCGCGGTCAAAGACGAGGACGCTATCGACTTATCGAACGTCTCCGTCGAAACCGTCGTCGGGGGCGGGATTTCCGACTCGGAACTCGTGGAAGGAGTCGTCGTGGACAAAGAGCGCGCCGACGACAACATGCCCTGGCACGTCGAGGATGCGAGCATCGCGCTCATCGACACGCCGATCGAGGTGCGCGAAACGGAGGCGGACACGGCCGTGAGCGTCACCGACCCCGACCAGTTGACGACGTTCATCGAGCGCGAGGAAAACCAACTCCGGGAGATGGTCGATAGGATCGCCGACAGCGGTGCGAACGTCGTCTTCTGCCAGAAAGGGATCGACGACATGGCACAGGACCGTCTCGCACGGGAGGGTATCCTCGCCGTCCGTCGAACGAAAGCTACGGACATGAAACACCTCGCTCGTGCAACGGACGGCAGAGTCGTTTCCAGTCTGGACGACATCGACCCCGCAGACCTCGGCGAAGCGGGGTTGGTCAGCGAGCGTGACGTGGCAGGTGATACGATGATTTTCGTCGAGGAATGTGACAACCCGAAAAGCGTCACGTTGCTTTTGCGCGGCGGAACGGAGCACGTCGTCGAAGAGGTCGAACGAGCGGTTGACGACAGTCTTGGAGTCGTTCGAGTCACCTTGCTCGATGGACAACTCCTGCCGGGCGGTGGCGCGCCGGAAACGGAACTCGCGCTCGCCATCCGCGACTACGCCGACGGCGTCGGTGGTCGGGAGCAACTCGCCGTCGAAGCCTTCGCCGACGCGATGGAGGCAATCCCACGCACCCTCGCGGAGAACGCGGGCGTCAGCCCGATCGACGCTCTGACCGACCTCCGAAGCAGGCACGACGCGGGAGAGGAAAGCGCAGGCCTCGACGCCGAAACCGGGGAGGTGGCCGACATGCTCGACGCTGGCGTGGCCGAACCGCTCCGCGTGAAAACCCAAGCCATCGAGAGCGCGACGGATGCCGCGGAACTCCTCCTCCGTATCGACGATGTGATTTCGGCGGGTGACCTCGGCAAGAGTGGCGACGAAGAGGAACCCGAAATGGGCGGGATGGGTGGCATGGGCGGAATGGGCGGTGCGATGTGA
- a CDS encoding AIR synthase family protein: protein MIGKLDPEDLALVVSRTGARDEDVVVGPGYGEDAAEIRVGDQSLVVSSDPLSLARERLGTLAVNVACNDVAASGADPRWLTNVVFLPDDDPETLDVVTQQIDDAASELGVAIVGGHSEYAPDLSRPMVTMTCMGLTDEFVPTGGATPGDKLVLTKGAGIEGTAILATDFSDDVGPNAERGESFFEEISVVEDARVCREYATSMHDPTEGGVVTGLLEMAEASDVRLEVSREDVPIRDVTREFCGAMNVDPLRIFGSGALLAAVPENDVSRVLSDLRDAGISADEIGQVSAGDGELRLDGERISDPPRDDLYHLWE, encoded by the coding sequence ATGATAGGCAAACTCGACCCGGAAGACCTCGCGTTGGTCGTCTCGCGCACGGGTGCACGAGACGAGGACGTGGTTGTCGGTCCCGGATATGGCGAGGACGCCGCCGAAATTCGAGTCGGTGACCAGTCACTCGTGGTCAGTTCCGACCCGCTTTCGCTGGCCCGTGAGCGACTCGGAACGCTGGCGGTCAACGTCGCCTGCAACGACGTGGCCGCCTCCGGCGCGGACCCACGCTGGTTGACCAACGTCGTCTTTCTGCCCGACGACGACCCTGAAACTCTCGATGTGGTAACGCAGCAGATAGATGATGCAGCGAGCGAGTTGGGCGTGGCCATCGTCGGCGGACACTCCGAATACGCACCCGACCTCTCACGGCCGATGGTGACGATGACCTGCATGGGCCTCACCGACGAGTTCGTTCCGACCGGCGGAGCGACACCGGGCGACAAACTCGTGTTGACGAAGGGGGCAGGAATCGAGGGAACAGCAATCCTTGCCACCGACTTCAGCGACGATGTCGGTCCCAACGCCGAACGAGGCGAATCGTTTTTCGAGGAAATCAGCGTGGTCGAAGACGCTCGTGTTTGTCGGGAGTACGCCACCTCTATGCACGATCCGACCGAGGGCGGTGTGGTCACGGGACTGCTCGAGATGGCCGAAGCCTCGGATGTGCGTCTGGAAGTCTCGCGCGAGGACGTTCCAATTCGGGACGTAACCCGTGAGTTCTGTGGAGCCATGAACGTGGACCCGTTGCGAATTTTTGGGTCGGGAGCGCTGCTCGCGGCAGTGCCGGAAAACGACGTTTCAAGAGTTCTCTCCGACCTTCGAGACGCGGGAATTTCGGCGGACGAGATCGGGCAGGTAAGCGCAGGTGACGGCGAACTCCGCTTGGATGGAGAACGTATTTCGGATCCGCCTCGGGACGACCTATACCACCTTTGGGAATAG